Proteins from a genomic interval of Streptomyces sp. NBC_01445:
- the pqqB gene encoding pyrroloquinoline quinone biosynthesis protein PqqB, producing MLLRLLGTAAGGGLPQWNCACPGCSGARRFPTRRRLHDGLAVHGPQPDTWFLANATPDIAEQLETHSVLRPAAGAVRTPVVRVVLTDAELDHTLGLLRLREASRIEVWCTKPVREALSTRLPLSEILAPYTELAWHDLPLTRHAEPADVAGLQVSALPLSAKRPRYAADEPADPTWSVALKVHDPSSDRSALYAPALASWSECLEEEIAAADCVVVDGTFLDEDEPRCHGISQRTASGMGHLPIFGPTGTAHRLSKTGTHTYYTHLNNTNPLVEPGDDAHEQLADLGLRVAQDRMVIHL from the coding sequence GTGCTGCTGCGCCTCCTCGGAACCGCAGCAGGCGGCGGCCTCCCCCAGTGGAACTGCGCGTGCCCCGGCTGTTCCGGGGCACGCCGGTTCCCTACCCGCCGACGCCTGCACGACGGGCTCGCCGTCCACGGCCCGCAGCCCGACACCTGGTTCCTCGCAAACGCCACCCCGGACATCGCGGAACAACTCGAGACCCACTCGGTCCTGCGCCCCGCAGCGGGAGCGGTGCGCACCCCCGTCGTCCGCGTCGTCCTCACCGACGCCGAACTCGACCACACCTTGGGCCTGCTCCGCCTGCGCGAGGCGTCCCGGATCGAGGTGTGGTGCACGAAGCCCGTACGCGAGGCACTGTCCACGCGCCTTCCCCTGTCCGAAATCCTCGCCCCGTACACCGAGTTGGCCTGGCACGACCTGCCGCTCACGCGCCACGCCGAGCCGGCAGACGTGGCGGGCCTCCAGGTGAGCGCCCTGCCACTGTCCGCCAAGCGCCCTCGTTACGCCGCCGATGAACCGGCGGATCCCACCTGGAGTGTGGCCCTGAAGGTGCACGATCCCTCGAGCGACCGCAGCGCCCTGTACGCCCCTGCCCTCGCCTCGTGGAGCGAGTGCCTGGAAGAGGAGATCGCGGCGGCGGACTGCGTCGTGGTCGACGGCACGTTCCTCGACGAGGACGAGCCCCGCTGCCACGGAATCTCGCAGCGGACGGCATCGGGCATGGGGCACCTGCCCATCTTCGGTCCGACGGGCACCGCCCACCGTCTCAGCAAGACCGGCACGCATACCTATTACACCCACCTCAACAACACGAACCCTCTGGTCGAGCCAGGAGACGATGCGCATGAGCAGCTCGCGGACCTCGGCCTGCGCGTGGCCCAGGACAGGATGGTGATCCACCTATGA
- a CDS encoding beta-glucosidase — translation MTFALRYPRNRPMIVAAAASVVASTLMFGGLIPAQAATTDPQPTALEQANAALSRKAAEQGMVLLENHGQALPIASSGNIALYGVGAYRTVKGGTGSGNVNNRYTITARQGLENAGYSVTTSDAYWSAMTSAYDTKYGTPTGGIFGPTIDYASVEQPLTTDTVKPTAKTGTAVYVIARNSGEGSDRSSGKGDYLLGDTERANLELLGRTYQHVVVVINSGGIIDTSFYQQINAAEKDSSGGQALDSMLLMSQAGQESGNALVDVLNGTTTPSGKLTDTWASSYSDYPASATFANNDGNSATEEYGEGIYVGYRYFDSFYRSINKSDPASVVNYPFGYGGSYTDFSIQAQKVTASAKQVSVTAKVTNTGHRYSGKETVQVYVSAPQTGADKAYQQLAGYAKTDDLAPGASQTVTVTFNTSSLASYSESRAAWVLDAGDYLVRVGNSSRNTHVAAKLNLAKPVVTEQDHNELNDQKPATELTSKPADFYTYGDEQKEIAHARRINLDTHSFHTENDASDDEQDVTVDSTSPYYALDGDKISSTTVYLDRDEKDWEGTGAPYAPKTGEKVKHVRTSSGSTLYDVAKGRTSIEQFVAGLTVKQLADIVEGSSVGGTTPSAVGAAGYTTGAHEDLGIPSMTLSDGPAGLRLTQQIATTPPTYQYGTAWPIGTLLAQTWDRDLVDKVGTAVGKEMNEYGVSLWLAPGMNIHRDPLNGRNFEYYSEDPLISGLTAAATTEGVQSNPGVGVTIKHFAANNQETARNSSNAVVGERALREIELKGFEIAVKAAQPMSVMSSYNKVNGTYASGNYDLLTDVLRGEWGFKGTVMTDWGGAHGATNTMYSGNDLIEPGGRPSDIVNATVKAAPTLDVHGLPAYTKTVRSTGSTSYTFQLGGLTLAAGGTTTVSSTIDGTTDLSKTPLSGTTTIDAINNQTYTAHPKFTSVDDAYQAVQDLLASSALTATQKAAVTVSDVQHSTAGDSTSPVTSYTVTLTGNYPAASAYTMRLGDLQRSAIRILTTASKTASFQQLAQSQKVRGISVGSYTDQFKNLDPTVTSVKGRVQQPYHKR, via the coding sequence ATGACCTTCGCCCTGCGCTACCCCCGGAACAGACCCATGATCGTGGCCGCCGCAGCCTCGGTCGTGGCGTCGACCCTGATGTTCGGCGGACTGATCCCCGCCCAGGCAGCGACGACCGACCCGCAGCCCACCGCCCTCGAGCAGGCCAACGCGGCCCTGTCCCGAAAGGCGGCTGAGCAGGGCATGGTCCTGCTGGAGAACCACGGCCAGGCTCTCCCCATCGCCTCTTCGGGCAACATCGCTCTGTACGGAGTCGGCGCCTACCGGACCGTCAAGGGCGGCACCGGCTCCGGCAACGTGAACAACCGGTACACCATCACCGCTCGCCAGGGGCTGGAGAACGCCGGCTACAGCGTGACCACCAGCGACGCCTACTGGTCCGCCATGACCAGCGCCTACGACACCAAGTACGGCACCCCCACCGGCGGCATCTTCGGCCCCACGATCGACTACGCCTCCGTGGAGCAGCCGCTGACCACGGACACGGTGAAGCCGACCGCCAAGACCGGCACCGCCGTCTATGTCATCGCCCGCAACTCCGGTGAGGGATCGGACCGTTCCTCCGGCAAGGGCGACTACCTCCTCGGCGACACCGAACGGGCCAACCTCGAGCTGCTGGGCCGCACCTACCAGCACGTGGTCGTGGTCATCAACTCCGGCGGCATCATCGACACCAGCTTCTACCAGCAGATCAACGCCGCGGAGAAGGACTCGTCCGGTGGGCAGGCCCTGGACTCGATGCTGCTGATGAGCCAGGCCGGCCAGGAGAGCGGCAACGCCCTCGTCGACGTCCTCAACGGCACCACCACCCCCTCCGGGAAGCTCACCGACACCTGGGCATCCAGCTACTCCGACTATCCGGCCTCCGCTACCTTCGCCAACAACGACGGCAACTCCGCGACCGAGGAGTACGGCGAGGGCATCTACGTCGGATACCGCTACTTCGATTCCTTCTACCGCTCGATCAACAAGAGCGACCCCGCTTCCGTCGTCAACTACCCCTTCGGCTACGGCGGTTCTTACACCGATTTCAGCATCCAGGCGCAGAAGGTGACCGCGAGCGCCAAGCAGGTGTCGGTCACCGCCAAGGTCACCAACACCGGGCACCGTTACAGCGGCAAGGAGACCGTGCAGGTCTACGTCTCCGCCCCGCAGACCGGCGCGGACAAGGCCTACCAGCAGCTCGCCGGCTACGCGAAGACGGACGACCTGGCCCCCGGCGCCTCGCAGACCGTGACGGTCACCTTCAACACCTCCTCGCTGGCCTCCTACAGTGAATCTCGAGCCGCATGGGTCCTCGACGCCGGTGACTACCTCGTCCGCGTCGGCAACTCGTCCCGCAACACCCACGTCGCCGCCAAGCTGAACCTCGCCAAGCCCGTCGTGACCGAACAGGACCACAACGAGCTGAACGACCAGAAGCCCGCGACCGAACTCACCAGCAAGCCCGCGGACTTCTACACCTACGGCGACGAGCAGAAGGAGATCGCCCACGCCCGGCGCATCAACCTGGACACCCACTCGTTCCACACCGAGAACGACGCCTCCGACGACGAGCAGGACGTCACCGTCGACTCGACCTCGCCCTACTACGCCCTCGACGGGGACAAGATCTCCTCCACCACCGTCTATCTCGACCGCGACGAGAAGGACTGGGAAGGAACGGGCGCCCCCTACGCGCCCAAGACCGGAGAGAAGGTCAAGCACGTCAGGACCAGCTCCGGCAGCACCCTCTACGACGTCGCCAAGGGCAGGACCTCGATCGAGCAGTTCGTCGCCGGACTCACGGTGAAGCAGCTCGCCGACATCGTGGAAGGCTCCAGCGTCGGAGGCACCACCCCATCAGCCGTCGGAGCCGCCGGATACACCACCGGAGCCCACGAGGACCTCGGCATCCCGAGCATGACCCTGTCCGACGGACCCGCGGGACTGCGCCTCACCCAGCAGATCGCCACGACCCCGCCCACCTACCAGTACGGCACCGCCTGGCCCATCGGCACCCTCCTGGCCCAGACCTGGGACCGTGACCTGGTCGACAAGGTCGGCACCGCCGTCGGCAAGGAGATGAACGAATACGGGGTCTCCCTCTGGCTGGCACCCGGCATGAACATCCACCGCGACCCCCTGAACGGCCGCAACTTCGAGTACTACTCCGAAGACCCCCTGATCTCCGGACTCACCGCCGCGGCCACCACCGAGGGCGTCCAGAGCAACCCGGGCGTGGGAGTGACCATCAAGCACTTCGCCGCGAACAACCAGGAGACCGCCCGTAACTCCAGCAACGCCGTGGTCGGCGAACGGGCCCTGCGCGAGATCGAGCTCAAGGGCTTCGAGATCGCCGTCAAGGCCGCCCAGCCCATGTCCGTCATGAGCTCTTACAACAAGGTCAACGGCACCTACGCCTCCGGCAACTACGACCTGCTCACCGACGTGCTACGCGGCGAATGGGGCTTCAAGGGCACCGTCATGACCGACTGGGGCGGAGCGCACGGCGCCACCAACACCATGTATTCCGGCAACGACCTCATAGAGCCCGGCGGCAGGCCCTCCGACATCGTCAACGCCACCGTCAAGGCCGCACCGACCCTCGACGTCCACGGCCTGCCCGCCTACACCAAGACCGTCCGGAGCACCGGCTCCACCAGCTACACCTTCCAGCTCGGCGGACTTACCCTGGCAGCCGGCGGCACCACCACCGTCTCCTCCACCATCGACGGCACGACGGACCTGTCGAAGACCCCGCTGTCCGGCACCACGACGATCGACGCGATCAACAACCAGACCTACACGGCTCACCCGAAATTCACCTCGGTCGACGACGCCTACCAGGCCGTTCAGGACCTGCTCGCCTCCTCCGCCCTGACCGCGACCCAGAAGGCTGCCGTCACGGTCTCGGACGTGCAGCACAGCACGGCAGGGGACTCGACCAGCCCCGTAACCTCCTACACCGTCACCCTGACCGGCAACTACCCTGCGGCCAGCGCCTACACGATGCGGCTGGGCGACCTGCAGCGCAGCGCGATCCGGATCCTCACCACGGCGTCCAAGACCGCCTCGTTCCAGCAACTGGCCCAGTCCCAAAAGGTACGAGGCATCTCGGTGGGCTCCTACACCGACCAGTTCAAGAACCTCGACCCGACGGTCACCTCCGTCAAGGGCCGAGTCCAGCAGCCCTACCACAAGCGCTGA
- the pqqD gene encoding pyrroloquinoline quinone biosynthesis peptide chaperone PqqD produces the protein MSGTTWRPALPTGSLLRHDATRGTDVLLLPERVVVLHGSARAVLTLCDGTRTADEVATHIIDAHPQLARRADVSSFLYRLHAKGCLK, from the coding sequence ATGAGCGGGACGACGTGGCGCCCGGCACTGCCCACCGGCTCACTCCTGCGCCACGATGCGACACGCGGCACGGACGTCCTGCTCCTGCCGGAACGCGTCGTGGTGTTGCACGGATCAGCTCGTGCCGTACTGACGTTGTGCGATGGAACCCGCACCGCGGACGAAGTCGCCACCCACATCATCGACGCGCACCCGCAGCTTGCCAGACGCGCGGACGTCTCCTCCTTCCTGTATCGCCTCCACGCGAAGGGTTGCCTCAAGTGA
- a CDS encoding ROK family transcriptional regulator: protein MDVTSDRSSPRNRTREEIFRALQGGSITRAHLVETTGLSRSTVNHAVSRLIAEGRVTEDDPAVKGPGSGSGRPAGVLRCLPRQGNATAIDFGHTHVKVAVVDGSGYMVAQRRADLNVDLYAAEAMDAAADMVRELRQDHEIDAGSTVVVGIPGPLDSASGLVRSPTILSSWVGLDPGRELIRRLDLPVHVENDAVLGAYGELRRGAGRGYADFLYVKVSHGIGAGMVLNCEPYRGSLGFAGEIGHTPLSGYTELCRCGRRGCLEAVVSVSSIMAQVAHTHPSLQSDASLQGQADDPTTRRILNDAGRMLGGVLSVLSNLLNPAALIIGGELGATGGPLLEGIDATVKRDAQPAIAASLDVVPAQLGENAELVGAAVLAAELAQR from the coding sequence ATGGACGTGACCTCCGATCGCTCCTCACCACGCAACAGGACCCGCGAAGAGATCTTCCGCGCCCTCCAGGGCGGCAGCATCACACGCGCGCACCTCGTCGAGACCACGGGCCTGTCTCGCAGTACGGTGAACCACGCCGTTTCGCGGCTCATCGCCGAGGGGCGCGTGACGGAGGACGATCCGGCGGTCAAGGGACCGGGCAGCGGCAGCGGCCGCCCCGCCGGCGTGCTGCGATGCTTGCCCCGCCAGGGAAACGCCACGGCGATCGACTTCGGACACACACACGTCAAGGTCGCCGTCGTCGACGGCTCCGGCTATATGGTCGCCCAGCGACGCGCCGACCTGAATGTCGATTTGTACGCGGCTGAAGCCATGGACGCCGCCGCGGACATGGTGAGGGAACTTCGCCAGGACCACGAAATCGACGCCGGTTCCACCGTGGTTGTAGGGATTCCCGGGCCGCTGGACTCCGCATCCGGCCTGGTGCGCTCACCCACGATTCTCTCCAGTTGGGTCGGACTCGACCCCGGACGGGAACTGATACGCCGACTCGACCTGCCGGTCCACGTCGAGAACGACGCCGTGCTGGGTGCTTACGGTGAACTGCGGCGCGGCGCAGGCAGAGGTTACGCAGACTTCCTCTATGTGAAGGTCTCCCACGGCATCGGGGCGGGCATGGTACTGAACTGCGAGCCCTACAGGGGTTCGCTCGGTTTCGCCGGGGAGATCGGTCACACGCCGCTGTCCGGGTACACGGAGCTGTGCCGGTGCGGCAGACGAGGCTGCCTGGAGGCTGTCGTCTCCGTCTCCTCGATCATGGCCCAGGTCGCCCACACTCATCCGAGCCTGCAGTCCGACGCCTCGCTCCAGGGGCAAGCCGACGACCCCACGACCCGGCGCATCCTCAACGACGCCGGCCGCATGCTCGGAGGTGTTCTCTCCGTCCTGAGTAATCTTCTCAACCCGGCCGCACTCATCATCGGAGGCGAACTGGGAGCAACCGGTGGCCCGCTTCTGGAAGGTATCGACGCGACGGTGAAGCGCGACGCCCAGCCCGCGATCGCCGCGTCCCTGGACGTCGTGCCGGCCCAGCTCGGGGAGAACGCGGAACTGGTCGGCGCGGCGGTACTGGCCGCCGAACTGGCCCAGAGGTGA
- a CDS encoding ThuA domain-containing protein has translation MTPTPRNRRRIRPLHAALSGAVGTLGITLALVATGTLSVAQERVGQGAQELGDADYGVCRGLDADCYHDWGNFDQTKGYKVLLYTRTAGPRHANLGPALAPGLNPPVTDANVVQKSILKMGADNGFQVDYTEDVSQLASPATLFKYNAVIFYSTSRDTLDDAAQTSLRQYVRGGGGFVGIHNAFGTEYNWPWYEGLLGNANFYDHGPEQSGTVRTVNRKDVSTKALPSSWQLSDEWYNLVPAPTRVRVLAEVDESTLTKGVTGNYNHPGHGAHHPVAWCQYYDGGRAWLTTLGHDAKDFSTDGSFPGAAEYQKLILGGIESAMGKSPFCK, from the coding sequence ATGACCCCAACTCCGAGGAACAGACGCCGGATCCGGCCCCTGCACGCAGCACTGTCCGGCGCCGTCGGCACCCTGGGTATCACGCTCGCCCTGGTCGCCACCGGCACCCTGAGCGTCGCCCAAGAACGCGTCGGCCAGGGCGCGCAGGAACTCGGCGACGCCGACTACGGCGTGTGCCGCGGCCTCGACGCCGACTGCTACCACGACTGGGGCAACTTCGACCAGACCAAGGGCTACAAGGTCCTGCTCTACACACGCACCGCAGGCCCTCGCCACGCCAACCTCGGTCCCGCCCTGGCCCCCGGTCTCAACCCGCCGGTCACCGACGCCAACGTCGTCCAGAAGTCGATCCTCAAGATGGGCGCCGACAACGGCTTCCAGGTCGACTACACCGAGGACGTCTCCCAACTGGCCTCCCCTGCCACGCTCTTCAAGTACAACGCGGTGATCTTCTACTCCACCAGCCGAGACACCCTCGACGACGCCGCGCAGACCTCGCTGCGCCAGTACGTCCGGGGCGGCGGTGGCTTCGTCGGGATCCACAACGCGTTCGGCACCGAGTACAACTGGCCTTGGTACGAAGGCCTGTTGGGCAACGCGAACTTCTACGACCACGGCCCCGAGCAGTCCGGCACGGTGCGCACCGTCAATCGCAAGGACGTCTCCACCAAGGCGCTGCCATCGTCCTGGCAGCTCTCCGACGAATGGTACAACCTCGTGCCCGCGCCCACCCGGGTCCGTGTCCTGGCCGAGGTCGACGAGAGCACCCTGACCAAGGGGGTGACCGGCAACTACAACCACCCCGGGCACGGCGCGCACCACCCGGTGGCCTGGTGCCAGTACTACGACGGCGGACGGGCCTGGCTCACCACGCTCGGGCACGACGCCAAGGACTTCAGCACCGACGGTTCCTTCCCGGGCGCCGCCGAGTACCAAAAGCTCATCCTCGGCGGCATCGAGTCGGCCATGGGCAAGTCGCCCTTCTGCAAGTAG
- the pqqC gene encoding pyrroloquinoline-quinone synthase PqqC has protein sequence MTTTVPLAETHAPPPSVQEQPPWSAEELEERLRTLATANYHDHHPFNQRMHRGDLSRDEMRTWVANRFYYQCNIPIKDAFILAKLGTLAHRRSWIRRIQDHDGASDTSSGASPSDSGIERWLRLGEAVGLARHELSDHRRLLPGVRLAVDSYVTFCRDRSTLEAVASSLTELCAPSIMLTRLETFPVHYPWIAAEGLSYFRGRVPQGRRDGSEALTWVKEWAVTRDRQELALAALSFKCDVLWSLLDSVQNAGTLRYRPRATLRGTP, from the coding sequence ATGACGACCACTGTTCCCCTTGCTGAGACACACGCCCCTCCACCTTCTGTCCAGGAGCAGCCTCCGTGGAGCGCGGAGGAACTGGAGGAACGCCTACGCACTTTGGCGACAGCCAACTACCACGACCACCACCCCTTCAATCAGCGCATGCACCGTGGCGATCTCAGCCGCGACGAAATGCGCACCTGGGTGGCCAACCGCTTCTACTACCAGTGCAACATCCCGATCAAGGACGCGTTCATCCTTGCCAAACTCGGGACGCTGGCCCACCGCCGCTCCTGGATCCGCCGTATCCAGGACCACGACGGAGCATCGGACACGAGCAGCGGCGCCTCGCCCTCCGACAGCGGCATCGAGCGCTGGCTGCGGCTCGGCGAGGCGGTGGGCCTCGCACGCCACGAACTCAGCGACCACCGCCGCCTGTTGCCCGGAGTTCGCCTGGCCGTGGACAGCTACGTCACCTTCTGCCGTGACAGGAGCACCCTCGAAGCCGTCGCCTCGTCCCTTACCGAACTGTGCGCGCCGTCGATCATGCTGACCCGACTCGAGACGTTTCCCGTCCACTACCCCTGGATCGCCGCCGAGGGCCTCTCCTACTTCCGGGGTCGGGTGCCGCAGGGACGCCGGGACGGATCCGAAGCACTGACCTGGGTGAAGGAGTGGGCAGTCACGCGTGATCGACAGGAGCTGGCCCTTGCGGCCCTGTCCTTCAAGTGCGACGTCCTGTGGTCCCTGCTCGACAGTGTGCAGAACGCCGGGACGCTCCGATACCGGCCCCGCGCAACCCTCCGAGGGACACCGTGA
- the pqqE gene encoding pyrroloquinoline quinone biosynthesis protein PqqE — protein sequence MTAPAPPWALLAELTHACPLHCGYCSNPLELTKRSRELTAPQWAQIFDQAAQMGVLQIHLSGGEPLLRRDIAAITQSAADAGLYTQLVTSGVGLTSERLTELTASGLHSVQLSVQHSDPASSDKIAGHPSFEEKKAAARLIKERGLPLGLNIVLHHENLDVIDAVMQLAVDWQADRIELANAQFYGWGLLNRATLMPTRDQLAYANTVIDSWRQRLDGAVDITWVEPDYFSGAPKPCMGGWGAVSLTIAPDGTALPCPAAASMPDLDAPNALDRPLSWIWEHSPAFNRFRGTQWMPSPCQTCDLRSKDFGGCRCQAYALTGDATRTDPACSLSLDHDIVLDAAREAGTRTSAPVPRRPIRGPRPANHR from the coding sequence GTGACCGCTCCCGCCCCGCCCTGGGCGCTGCTCGCCGAACTAACCCACGCCTGCCCACTGCACTGCGGGTACTGCTCGAATCCCCTCGAGCTGACCAAGCGGTCACGAGAACTCACTGCACCTCAATGGGCGCAGATATTCGACCAAGCGGCGCAGATGGGAGTGCTCCAGATCCACCTCTCCGGCGGGGAGCCCCTTCTGCGCCGCGACATCGCGGCGATCACTCAGTCGGCCGCTGATGCAGGCCTCTATACACAGCTGGTCACCAGCGGTGTCGGCCTCACATCCGAACGCCTCACAGAACTCACTGCATCCGGCCTGCACAGCGTGCAGCTCTCCGTTCAGCACTCCGACCCAGCCAGCTCCGACAAGATCGCCGGCCATCCCTCATTCGAGGAGAAGAAGGCGGCGGCGCGGCTCATCAAGGAGCGCGGTCTGCCTCTGGGCCTCAACATCGTGCTGCATCACGAAAATCTCGACGTGATCGACGCCGTCATGCAACTCGCCGTGGACTGGCAGGCGGACCGGATCGAGCTGGCCAACGCCCAGTTCTACGGATGGGGACTGCTCAACCGCGCAACTCTCATGCCCACGCGCGATCAACTCGCCTATGCCAACACGGTCATTGACAGCTGGCGCCAGCGTCTCGACGGCGCTGTCGACATCACCTGGGTGGAACCGGACTACTTCTCCGGTGCACCGAAGCCGTGCATGGGGGGCTGGGGCGCAGTGTCCCTCACCATCGCCCCCGACGGCACCGCACTTCCCTGTCCCGCCGCAGCCTCTATGCCCGATCTCGACGCCCCGAACGCCCTCGACCGACCGTTGTCTTGGATCTGGGAGCACTCGCCAGCCTTCAACCGCTTCCGTGGCACGCAGTGGATGCCCTCCCCCTGCCAAACCTGCGACCTGCGGAGCAAGGACTTCGGCGGCTGCCGCTGCCAGGCCTACGCCCTGACCGGTGACGCCACCCGCACCGATCCTGCCTGTTCCCTCTCACTCGACCACGACATCGTCCTCGATGCTGCCCGGGAAGCCGGTACTCGGACAAGCGCTCCAGTCCCGCGACGGCCGATCCGCGGGCCTCGGCCCGCTAACCATCGTTGA
- a CDS encoding IS256 family transposase — MAGQAAQHKRFSSAILPPWARKSPKISEVLPLLYLHGRRRLRARARAVPRLLRRPFPATVTRLTTQWQADHKAFGERDLSATDYVYVWADGIHLRIRLEETKAAVLVVMGVRADGTKEPIAMADGYRESTESWASLLRDAARRGMRAPVLAVGDGALGFWNALHEVFPETRHQRCWVHKTANVLDSLPKSAQPAAKKAIQDICNAEDKEHAARAVKAFEKQYKAKFPKAVKKITDNEAELLAFYDFPAEHWIHLRTTNPIESTFATVRLRTKVTKGAGSRGRPGDGVQARRVRPGTMAGRQRTPPRRPGESRSPLRTRRAPRTPRDASGIKSDHHDQLRHLRHEHLHRE, encoded by the coding sequence CTGGCCGGCCAAGCAGCGCAACACAAGCGGTTCTCCTCGGCGATCCTGCCGCCCTGGGCCAGGAAGTCCCCGAAGATCAGCGAGGTGTTGCCACTTCTCTACCTGCACGGCCGGCGGCGACTTCGTGCCCGCGCTCGAGCAGTTCCTCGGCTCCTCCGCCGGCCTTTCCCGGCCACCGTGACCCGGCTGACCACCCAGTGGCAGGCCGACCACAAGGCGTTCGGCGAGCGCGACCTGTCCGCCACGGACTACGTCTACGTCTGGGCCGACGGCATCCACCTGCGCATACGCCTGGAGGAGACCAAGGCCGCCGTCCTGGTTGTGATGGGCGTGCGCGCGGACGGCACCAAGGAACCAATCGCCATGGCCGACGGCTACCGGGAATCCACGGAGTCCTGGGCGAGCCTGCTGCGAGATGCTGCCCGGCGGGGCATGCGCGCTCCCGTCCTCGCCGTCGGTGACGGCGCCCTCGGCTTCTGGAATGCGCTTCACGAGGTCTTCCCCGAAACCCGCCACCAAAGGTGCTGGGTCCACAAGACGGCCAACGTCCTCGACAGCCTGCCCAAGTCGGCCCAGCCCGCGGCGAAGAAGGCCATCCAGGACATCTGCAACGCCGAGGACAAGGAGCACGCGGCCAGGGCGGTCAAGGCGTTCGAGAAACAGTACAAAGCGAAGTTCCCAAAGGCCGTCAAGAAGATCACGGATAATGAGGCCGAGCTGCTGGCCTTCTACGACTTCCCCGCCGAGCACTGGATCCATCTGCGGACCACGAACCCGATCGAGTCGACCTTCGCGACCGTGCGGCTGCGGACGAAGGTCACCAAGGGGGCCGGCTCCCGCGGCCGCCCTGGCGATGGTGTTCAAGCTCGTCGAGTCCGCCCAGGCACGATGGCGGGCCGTCAACGCACCCCACCTCGTCGCCCTGGTGAAAGCCGGAGCCCGCTTCGAACGCGGCGAGCTCCTCGAACGCCCCGAGACGCTAGCGGCATAAAATCAGACCACCATGACCAACTACGACACCTACGGCACGAGCACCTACATCGCGAGTGA
- the pqqA gene encoding pyrroloquinoline quinone precursor peptide PqqA, with protein MHEPHDLTHSQAVPQSRPEPAEQRADWQAPDFTVVDTAMEITAYALSRK; from the coding sequence ATGCACGAGCCCCACGACCTCACCCACAGCCAGGCCGTACCCCAGAGCCGGCCGGAGCCGGCAGAGCAGCGCGCCGACTGGCAGGCGCCCGACTTCACCGTGGTCGACACCGCGATGGAGATCACCGCCTACGCCCTGAGCAGGAAGTAG